One Vibrio sp. 16 genomic window carries:
- a CDS encoding N-6 DNA methylase yields the protein MSISSVIKSIQDIMRKDAGVDGDAQRLGQMSWLLFLKVFDAQEEELEFELDDYREPIPAKYLWRNWAADNQGITGDELLEFINDDLFPTLKNLTAPKDTNPRGFVVKEAFSDAFNYMKNGTLLRQVINKLNEIDFTDSKERHLFGDIYEQILRDLQSAGNAGEFYTPRAVTRFIVNRLDPKLGEQIMDPACGTGGFLACSFDHVKENYVTSTADHQTLQKQIHGVEKKQLPHLLCITNMMLHGIEVPVQIKHGNTLNKPLSNWDSNINVIATNPPFGGTEEDGIEKNFPAEMQTRETADLFLQLIVEVLDKDGRAGVVLPDGTLFGEGVKTKIKKMLTEECNLHTIVRLPNGVFNPYTGIKTNILFFTKGQPTKEVWFYEHPYPEGVKNYSKTKPMKFEEFQQEIDWWGNEADGFASRIETKQAWKVSIEDIIERNFNLDIKNPYQGEVISHDPEELLANYQQQQQDIKALRDQLKGILGDALSSTIQGKKQGGEQ from the coding sequence ATGTCAATCAGTTCAGTTATCAAGTCTATTCAAGACATCATGCGCAAAGATGCGGGTGTAGATGGTGACGCGCAGCGTCTAGGCCAAATGTCGTGGCTTTTATTCCTTAAAGTGTTTGATGCTCAAGAGGAAGAGCTAGAGTTCGAGTTAGATGATTACCGCGAACCCATCCCAGCGAAATACCTATGGCGTAACTGGGCGGCAGATAACCAAGGCATTACAGGTGATGAGCTGCTGGAATTTATCAATGATGACCTATTCCCAACGTTAAAAAACCTTACTGCGCCGAAAGATACCAACCCACGCGGTTTTGTAGTGAAAGAAGCCTTTAGTGATGCCTTCAACTACATGAAAAATGGCACACTACTGCGCCAGGTGATTAACAAACTCAACGAGATCGACTTTACTGACTCTAAAGAACGCCACCTGTTTGGTGATATCTACGAGCAAATCCTACGCGACCTACAAAGCGCAGGTAATGCAGGTGAGTTCTATACCCCTCGCGCTGTGACTCGCTTTATCGTCAATCGTCTTGACCCTAAACTGGGTGAGCAAATTATGGATCCCGCCTGCGGCACGGGTGGATTCCTGGCTTGCTCTTTCGATCACGTCAAAGAAAACTACGTGACCAGCACAGCCGACCACCAAACGCTGCAAAAGCAAATCCATGGTGTAGAGAAGAAACAACTGCCACATTTGCTGTGTATCACCAATATGATGCTCCACGGCATCGAAGTCCCTGTGCAGATCAAGCACGGCAACACGCTTAACAAGCCGCTTTCAAACTGGGACAGCAATATCAATGTGATTGCGACTAACCCACCGTTTGGCGGCACAGAAGAGGACGGGATTGAAAAGAACTTCCCTGCCGAAATGCAGACTCGTGAAACCGCCGATCTGTTCTTGCAGCTTATTGTCGAAGTATTGGATAAAGATGGCCGCGCAGGTGTGGTGCTGCCTGATGGCACCTTGTTTGGTGAAGGCGTAAAAACCAAAATCAAAAAGATGCTGACGGAAGAGTGTAACCTGCACACGATTGTTCGCTTACCTAATGGCGTGTTCAACCCATACACGGGTATTAAGACCAACATTCTGTTCTTTACCAAAGGCCAACCGACCAAAGAAGTGTGGTTCTATGAGCACCCTTACCCAGAAGGCGTGAAGAACTACAGCAAAACCAAACCAATGAAGTTTGAAGAGTTCCAGCAAGAGATCGATTGGTGGGGTAATGAGGCCGATGGATTCGCTAGCCGCATCGAGACCAAGCAAGCTTGGAAAGTGTCGATTGAAGATATAATCGAGCGCAACTTTAACCTTGATATTAAAAACCCGTATCAGGGCGAAGTAATCAGCCATGATCCTGAAGAGTTACTGGCGAACTATCAGCAGCAACAACAAGACATCAAAGCACTGCGTGACCAACTGAAAGGCATTCTCGGTGATGCGCTTAGCTCTACCATTCAAGGTAAAAAGCAAGGTGGAGAGCAATAA
- a CDS encoding restriction endonuclease subunit S — MAVDQSPMNKLITEHIDIWTSAVKTRSTSGRGSSKKLELYGVKKLRELILELAVRGKLVPQDPNDEPASVLLERIAAEKTQLVKEKKIKKQKALPEVTEQEAPFNVPKGWEWTRLGNLSSDIHYGYTASAKPNSEGVRLLRITDIQNDKVNWGTVPACDITEEKAKSYLLENDDILIARTGGTIGKSYLVENIDLQAVFASYLIRVKRVQAVYAPFTKVFLGSQLYWKQLIENSAGTGQPNVNATALKQLLFIVPPFNQQKRIVAKVDELMALCDQLEQQTEASIEAHQVLVTTLLDTLTNSADADELMQNWERISEHFDTLFTTEESIDQLKQTILQLAVMGKLVSQDPNDEPASELLKRIAEEKAQLVKEKKIKKQKALPPISEDEKPFELPSGWEWCRVDDVVALKHGYAFKSSYFLESSGPYVLTTPGNFYETGGFRDRGDRTKYYDGPLEVEFIFEANDLIIPLTEQAPGLLGSAAFIPEDGRTYLHNQRLAKLTPYHDAVRKDYISWYFNSPYLRSELARTCTGTTVRHSSPTKVQVTLFALPPTNEQKNIVERIDSLLSICQQLKARLNESQATQLHLTDAIVEQAV; from the coding sequence ATGGCAGTCGACCAATCACCTATGAATAAGCTAATCACCGAGCATATTGATATCTGGACTTCAGCAGTTAAGACCAGATCAACCTCTGGTCGAGGTAGCAGCAAGAAGCTTGAACTGTATGGCGTTAAGAAGCTGCGTGAGCTGATTCTAGAGTTAGCTGTGCGAGGAAAGCTTGTTCCTCAAGATCCTAATGATGAGCCTGCTTCAGTGTTGCTTGAGCGTATTGCTGCTGAAAAAACGCAGTTAGTGAAAGAGAAGAAGATTAAGAAACAAAAAGCTCTTCCTGAAGTTACTGAACAAGAAGCTCCATTTAATGTTCCAAAGGGTTGGGAATGGACGAGGCTAGGAAATTTAAGTAGTGATATTCACTATGGGTATACAGCTTCAGCAAAACCCAATTCGGAAGGAGTCAGACTGCTTAGAATTACTGACATTCAGAATGATAAGGTGAACTGGGGGACAGTCCCAGCTTGTGATATTACTGAAGAAAAAGCTAAATCTTACTTACTTGAAAATGATGATATTTTAATTGCTAGGACAGGTGGCACTATAGGCAAGTCATATCTTGTTGAAAATATCGACTTACAAGCCGTCTTTGCATCATATTTGATACGTGTAAAAAGAGTTCAAGCAGTCTATGCGCCATTTACTAAGGTATTTTTAGGAAGCCAGTTGTACTGGAAGCAACTGATTGAAAACTCTGCTGGAACAGGACAACCTAATGTAAACGCGACGGCGTTAAAGCAGTTGTTGTTTATCGTACCACCATTCAATCAGCAGAAACGCATCGTCGCCAAAGTCGATGAGCTAATGGCACTCTGCGATCAGCTAGAGCAACAAACCGAAGCCAGTATCGAAGCGCATCAAGTGCTGGTGACAACTCTGTTGGACACACTCACCAACTCTGCCGATGCTGACGAGTTGATGCAAAACTGGGAGCGAATCAGCGAGCATTTCGATACCTTATTTACCACTGAAGAAAGCATCGACCAGCTCAAGCAAACCATTCTACAACTGGCGGTGATGGGTAAGTTGGTTTCGCAAGATCCAAATGATGAGCCTGCTTCTGAGTTACTGAAAAGAATTGCGGAAGAAAAAGCGCAGTTAGTCAAAGAGAAGAAAATCAAGAAGCAAAAAGCACTGCCACCGATTTCTGAAGATGAAAAGCCGTTTGAACTGCCTAGCGGGTGGGAGTGGTGTCGAGTTGACGATGTTGTGGCACTAAAGCATGGATATGCTTTCAAAAGTTCATATTTTCTCGAAAGTTCAGGGCCTTATGTATTAACAACTCCTGGAAACTTTTACGAGACTGGTGGCTTTAGAGATCGTGGAGATAGAACTAAATACTATGATGGGCCATTGGAAGTAGAGTTTATTTTCGAAGCTAATGATTTGATTATTCCTTTAACGGAGCAGGCACCAGGGTTATTAGGAAGTGCAGCATTTATTCCTGAAGATGGCCGAACTTACCTTCACAACCAACGTTTGGCAAAGCTCACGCCATACCATGATGCTGTTCGTAAAGACTATATTTCTTGGTATTTTAATAGTCCTTATTTAAGATCTGAGTTGGCTAGAACATGCACGGGAACAACAGTTAGGCATTCATCTCCCACGAAAGTACAGGTAACTTTGTTTGCTCTACCGCCAACCAATGAACAAAAAAATATTGTTGAGCGAATCGACAGCTTACTGTCTATCTGCCAACAACTTAAGGCTCGTTTGAACGAATCTCAAGCCACCCAACTTCACTTGACTGACGCTATCGTTGAACAGGCAGTGTAA